The Stenotrophomonas sp. BIO128-Bstrain region ACATCGGGTGTGCAATGGTGATGTTCCCATTGCCACCCCAAGGAGCTCTGCCATGTACAAGCGCATCCTGATCGCCACCGATGGTTCGGAGCTGGCTGAAAAAGGCCTGGCCAAGGGCCTGGAGCTGGCCAGGGACCTCGATGCCGAGGTCGATATCGTGACCGTCTCCGAGCCGTGGGCGGTGGGCATGTACGACGCCATGGGCTGGAGCGTGGGCTACATGAACACGCCCGAGTACAAAGCCGACCGCGAAGAGACCGCGCAGAAGGTGCTGCAGCCGGCCAAGGCCGCC contains the following coding sequences:
- a CDS encoding universal stress protein, translated to MYKRILIATDGSELAEKGLAKGLELARDLDAEVDIVTVSEPWAVGMYDAMGWSVGYMNTPEYKADREETAQKVLQPAKAAAEAQGLRTTTVHVLDRYAADGIIDTATERGSDLIVMTSHGRRGVTRVLLGSQTAEVLARSTVPVLVIR